The proteins below come from a single Miscanthus floridulus cultivar M001 chromosome 1, ASM1932011v1, whole genome shotgun sequence genomic window:
- the LOC136456022 gene encoding calcium-transporting ATPase 3, endoplasmic reticulum-type-like: MEDAYAKSVAEVLEAFGVDQTKGLSDSQVEQNARLYGKNVLPQEESTPFWKLVLKQFDDLLVKILIAAAVISFLLARMNGETGLSAFLEPSVIFMILAANAAVGVITETNAEKALEELRAYQADIATVLRNGCFSILPATELVPGDIVEVAVGCKVPADMRMVEMLSHQLRVDQAILTGESCSVAKELESTPAINAVYQDKTNILFSGTVVVAGRARAIVIGVGSNTAMGSIRDAMLRTEDEATPLKKKLDEFGTFLAKVIAGICILVWVVNIGHFRDPSHGGFVRGAIHYFKVAVALAVAAIPEGLPAVVTTCLALGTKRMARLNAIVRSLPSVETLGCTTVICSDKTGTLTTNMMSVSKVCVVRSVHQRPMTDEYSISGTTFAPDGFIYDAGGLQLEFPPQSPCLLHLAMCSALCNESTLQYNPDKKSYEKIGESTEVALRVLVEKVGLPGFDSMPSALNMLTKHERASYCNRYWENQFRKISVLEFSRDRKMMSVLCSRKHQEIMFSKGAPESIMAKCTHILCNDDGSSVPLTMDIRNELEARFQSFAGKDTLRCLALALKRMPAGQQSISYGDEANLTFIGLVGMLDPPREEVWDAIHSCMSAGIRVIVVTGDNKSTAESLCRQIGAFEHLNDFAGYSYTASEFEGLPPLERTNALQRMVLFSRVEPSHKKMLVEALQTHNEVVAMTGDGVNDAPALKKADIGIAMGSGTAVAKSASDMVLADDNFATIVAAVAEGRAIYNNTKQFIRYMISSNIGEVVCIFVAAVLGMPDTLVPVQLLWVNLVTDGLPATAIGFNKPDGNIMTVKPRKVNEAVVSGWLFFRYLVIGAYVGLATIAGFVWWFVYSENGPRLPYSELVNFDSCSTRQTSYSCSIFEDRHPSTVSMTVLVVVEMFNALNNLSENQSLLVIHPWSNLWLVGSIILTMLLHVAVLYIEPLSALFSVSPLSWIEWKIVLYLSFPVILIDEVLKFFSRSPRGRRFPLRLWRREILPKESRDN, translated from the exons ACCTTCG GTTATCTTTATGATACTAGCAGCAAATGCAGCTGTGGGTGTGATTACAGAAACGAATGCTGAAAAAGCTCTTGAG GAGCTTCGTGCTTATCAAGCTGATATTGCAACGGTGTTGCGCAATG GTTGCTTTTCTATACTTCCAGCAACAGAACTTGTCCCTGGAGATATAGTTGAAGTAGCAG TTGGTTGCAAAGTTCCGGCTGACATGAGAATGGTTGAAATGTTAAGTCACCAATTGCGTGTTGATCAAGCAATTCTTACAG GAGAAAGCTGTTCAGTGGCAAAAGAGCTTGAGTCAACTCCAGCAATAAATGCTGTCTATCAGGACAAAACAAACATTCTCTTTTCG GGAACTGTTGTTGTAGCTGGTAGAGCAAGAGCAATCGTTATTGGGGTTGGTTCTAATACTGCAATGGGAAGTATACGTGATGCTATGCTAAGAACAGAGGAT GAAGCAACACCTTTGAAGAAAAAGCTTGATGAATTTGGCACTTTTTTGGCAAAG GTGATAGCAGGGATCTGCATACTTGTTTGGGTTGTGAATATTGGACATTTTCGTGACCCTTCTCATGGTGGCTTTGTTAGGGGTGCCATCCACTATTTTAAG GTAGCTGTTGCTCTTGCTGTCGCGGCTATTCCAGAAGGTCTCCCAGCTGTGGTAACAAC GTGCTTAGCTCTTGGTACCAAGAGAATGGCTCGCTTGAATGCCATAGTTAGGTCACTTCCCTCTGTAGAGACATTAGGATGCACAACAGTTATTTGCAGTGACAAAACTGGTACTCTTACAACAAACATGATGTCTGTGTCAAAG GTGTGCGTTGTGCGGTCTGTGCACCAGAGACCAATGACTGATGAGTACTCCATTAGTGGAACAACATTTGCTCCTGATGGATTTATTTATGATGCTGGCGGGTTGCAG TTAGAGTTTCCCCCTCAATCGCCATGTCTCCTCCATCTTGCTATGTGTTCAGCTCTTTGCAACGAGTCCACTCTACAATACAATCCTGATAAAAAATCTTATGAAAAAATTGGAGAGTCCACTGAAGTTGCTCTGCGTGTGCTGGTGGAGAAG GTTGGTCTTCCTGGTTTTGACTCAATGCCTTCAGCCCTCAACATGCTAACTAAGCACGAGCGTGCATCATACTGCAACCGTTATTGGGAAAATCAATTTAGAAAG ATATCCGTTCTAGAGTTCTCCCGAGACCGCAAAATGATGAGCGTCCTCTGCAGTAGAAAACACCAGGAAATTATGTTTTCAAAAGGTGCACCTGAAAGTATAATGGCCAAATGCACACATATATTGTGCAATGATGATGGTTCTTCAGTACCACTGACTATGGACATTCGTAACGAGTTGGAAGCTAGATTTCAAAG TTTTGCAGGGAAAGACACACTAAGGTGCTTAGCATTAGCATTAAAACGGATGCCAGCTGGTCAACAAAGTATTTCTTATGGTGATGAGGCCAACCTCACATTTATAGGATTG GTTGGAATGCTTGATCCACCAAGAGAAGAAGTTTGGGATGCTATCCACTCTTGTATGTCTGCGGGGATCCGTGTTATAGTTGTTACTGGGGATAACAAG TCTACAGCAGAATCTCTGTGTCGGCAAATTGGTGCTTTTGAGCACTTGAATGACTTTGCAGGGTATTCCTATACAGCATCAGAATTTGAAGGATTGCCTCCTTTGGAAAGGACAAATGCATTACAAAGGATGGTTCTGTTTTCAAG AGTGGAACCTTCCCATAAGAAGATGCTTGTTGAAGCCTTGCAAACACACAATGAAGTG GTTGCTATGACTGGAGATGGTGTCAATGATGCACCTGCACTCAAGAAAGCAGATATAGGAATAGCAATGGGATCAGGAACTGCAGTTGCAAAG AGTGCTTCAGACATGGTTTTGGCGGATGACAACTTTGCCACGATTGTTGCA GCTGTTGCGGAGGGAAGGGCCATATATAATAACACGAAGCAGTTTATCCGGTACATGATTTCATCAAATATTGGGGAGGTGGTTTGTATTTTTGTGGCGGCAGTGCTTGGGATGCCTGACACACTTGTACCT GTCCAGCTACTCTGGGTGAACCTTGTTACTGATGGATTGCCTGCAACTGCAATTGGTTTCAATAAGCCTGATGGCAACATCATGACAGTCAAGCCTCGGAAG GTTAATGAAGCTGTGGTTAGTGGATGGCTCTTTTTCCGTTATTTGGTCATTGGAG CTTATGTTGGTCTTGCTACTATAGCGGGTTTTGTTTGGTGGTTCGTTTATTCTGAGAATGGTCCTAGATTACCATATTCTGAATTG GTCAATTTTGATTCATGTTCTACAAGGCAAACTTCATATTCTTGCAGTATATTTGAGGATCGTCATCCATCAACTGTTTCAATGACTGTGCTTGTTGTTGTCGAGATGTTTAATGCCTTGAATAACCTAAGTGAAAACCAATCTCTGCT TGTCATTCATCCATGGAGTAACCTGTGGCTTGTTGGGTCCATTATTCTGACAATGCTTCTTCATGTAGCAGTCCTGTACATTGAACCACTATCAGCCCTTTTCTCC GTCTCTCCGTTGTCGTGGATTGAATGGAAAATTGTTCTTTATCTATCCTTCCCT GTAATTTTGATTGATGAGGTGTTGAAATTCTTCTCGAGAAGCCCACGAG GTCGAAGGTTCCCTTTAAGGTTGTGGAGACGTGAGATACTTCCAAAAGAgtcaagagacaattga